In the genome of Loxodonta africana isolate mLoxAfr1 chromosome 16, mLoxAfr1.hap2, whole genome shotgun sequence, one region contains:
- the MORN4 gene encoding MORN repeat-containing protein 4 isoform X1 — MVSVASDAGVNISSSCSWVGVTRLSGFPFWDSFTHPSFQIRGAGSEILRPTQRWRRASAGPMGSGVATGCLGNSQWATGTVPSVAARDGGVKWARHWWRLCRAPCLGKARRSKGLGLWSPAPGRDGHPERQSPGRRHGFGQLMFADGGTYLGHFENGLFNGFGVLTFSDGSRYEGEFAQGKFNGVGVFIRHDNMTFEGEFKNGRVDGFGLLTFPDGSHGIPRNEGLFENNKLLRREKCSAVVQRAQSASKSARNLTA; from the exons ATGGTCAGTGTTGCTTCTGATGCAGGGGTTAACATTTCGAGTAGCTGTTCCTGGGTAGGCGTGACCAGGTTATCTGGGTTTCCGTTTTGGGACAGCTTCACCCACCCCTCTTTTCAGATTCGTGGCGCGGGATCTGAAATACTCCGCCCCACGCAAAGATGGCGCAGAGCCTCGGCTGGGCCAATGGGGAGTGGCGTTGCTACCGGTTGCCTAGGTAACAGCCAATGGGCAACGGGAACTGTGCCCAGTGTGGCTGCCCGGGATGGCGGCGTCAAGTGGGCCAGGCACTGGTGGAGGTTGTGTAGAGCACCGTGTTTGGGGAAAGCCCGCCGGAGCAAAGGTCTGGGCCTCTGGAGCCCCGCGCCGGGGCGCGACGGTCATCCGGAAAGGCAGAGCCCAG GCCGTAGACATGGTTTTGGTCAGCTGATGTTTGCAGATGGTGGCACCTACCTGGGTCATTTTGAGAATGGGCTGTTTAATGGCTTCGGGGTACTGACCTTCTCAGATGGCTCAAG GTATGAGGGAGAGTTTGCCCAGGGCAAGTTTAATGGTGTTGGAGTCTTCATTCGGCATGACAACATGACCTTTGAGGGGGAGTTTAAAAATGGCAGAGTAGATGGTTTTG GCCTGCTGACTTTCCCTGATGGTTCTCATGGAATACCCCGCAATGAAGGTCTGTTTGAGAACAACAAGCTGCTGCGGCGCGAGAAGTGTTCAGCAGTAGTTCAGAGGGCTCAGAGTGCCTCCAAGTCAGCCAGGAACCTCACAGCCTGA
- the MORN4 gene encoding MORN repeat-containing protein 4 isoform X3, with translation MAQQFPSLSSISCHHDLDKRFLHLLQWGGISWRMEGGYEGEFAQGKFNGVGVFIRHDNMTFEGEFKNGRVDGFGLLTFPDGSHGIPRNEGLFENNKLLRREKCSAVVQRAQSASKSARNLTA, from the exons ATGGCACAGCAG TTTCCATCCTTGTCTTCCATAAGCTGTCACCATGACCTTGACAAAAGGTTCCTTCACTTACTCCAGTGGGGAGGAATATCGTGGCGAAtggaaggagg GTATGAGGGAGAGTTTGCCCAGGGCAAGTTTAATGGTGTTGGAGTCTTCATTCGGCATGACAACATGACCTTTGAGGGGGAGTTTAAAAATGGCAGAGTAGATGGTTTTG GCCTGCTGACTTTCCCTGATGGTTCTCATGGAATACCCCGCAATGAAGGTCTGTTTGAGAACAACAAGCTGCTGCGGCGCGAGAAGTGTTCAGCAGTAGTTCAGAGGGCTCAGAGTGCCTCCAAGTCAGCCAGGAACCTCACAGCCTGA
- the MORN4 gene encoding MORN repeat-containing protein 4 isoform X2, which translates to MTLTKGSFTYSSGEEYRGEWKEGRRHGFGQLMFADGGTYLGHFENGLFNGFGVLTFSDGSRYEGEFAQGKFNGVGVFIRHDNMTFEGEFKNGRVDGFGLLTFPDGSHGIPRNEGLFENNKLLRREKCSAVVQRAQSASKSARNLTA; encoded by the exons ATGACCTTGACAAAAGGTTCCTTCACTTACTCCAGTGGGGAGGAATATCGTGGCGAAtggaaggagg GCCGTAGACATGGTTTTGGTCAGCTGATGTTTGCAGATGGTGGCACCTACCTGGGTCATTTTGAGAATGGGCTGTTTAATGGCTTCGGGGTACTGACCTTCTCAGATGGCTCAAG GTATGAGGGAGAGTTTGCCCAGGGCAAGTTTAATGGTGTTGGAGTCTTCATTCGGCATGACAACATGACCTTTGAGGGGGAGTTTAAAAATGGCAGAGTAGATGGTTTTG GCCTGCTGACTTTCCCTGATGGTTCTCATGGAATACCCCGCAATGAAGGTCTGTTTGAGAACAACAAGCTGCTGCGGCGCGAGAAGTGTTCAGCAGTAGTTCAGAGGGCTCAGAGTGCCTCCAAGTCAGCCAGGAACCTCACAGCCTGA